A region of the Allorhizobium pseudoryzae genome:
GTGCCGGCCGTACGCAATGTCTCCCTGTCCGTCTTGCCGGGCGAGTGCCTCGGCCTGATCGGCGAAAGCGGTTCGGGAAAAAGCGTGACGGCGCTGTCGGTGATGGGGCTCGTCGCCTCGCCGCCCGGCCTGATCCGCAACGGCTCCATTCATCTGGGTGATGAGGATGTGCTCTCCATGCCGGAGAACCGGCTGATTGCCTGCCGCGGCGCAAGGGTTGCCTATATCTTCCAGGACCCGCTGACGACACTGCACCCCACCTACACCATCGGCCAGCAGGTGGCCGAAGCCATTGCCGCGCATCAGTCGCTCGGACGCACCGAGCTGAGGGAGCGCGCCATTGCGCTTCTGGAAAAGGTGCAGATCCCCGATGCCCGTGCACGAGCCGACCACTATCCGCACCAGCTCTCCGGCGGCCAGCGCCAGCGGGTCGGCATCGCCATGGCGCTCGCCAATGACCCGGACGTGATCATCGCCGACGAACCGACAACGGCGCTCGATGTCACCGTGCAGGCCGATATCCTGAAACTTCTCAAGGACCTGCAGCGCGAGCGGCAGATGGCTCTTCTCTTCATCACCCATGATTTCGGCGTGGTCTCCGAGATCTGCGACCGGGTGGCGGTAATGAAGGATGGTGAGATCGTCGAGACGGGCGAAACAAAAACCGTTCTGAACCGGCCGCAGCACGCCTACACGAAACGGCTGATCGCCTGCGTGCCGGAAATCGGCGAGGGCCGCCGGTTTCTGCGCCGCGTCGCAAGCCTGTTCGACGGATCTTCGGCAAAGGATGGCGCAGCATGAGCGAAACTGCCATTCAGGTCCGCGACCTGACAAAGACATTCGGTGGAAAATCGCGGCTGTTTGGCGGCGCCTCGCATGAGGTGAAGGCGCTGACCAAGATCTCGATCGATCTGAAGAAGGGCGAAACGCTCGCCGTCGTCGGCGAAAGCGGTTCGGGAAAAAGCACGCTCGCCCGCATTCTCGTCGGGCTGGACACACCGACCTCCGGCATGATCGAGATCGCTGGCCAGACGGCGGAGGCGTTGCGCAAGGAAGGGCCGAAAGCCTTTGGCAAAACCGTGCAATACGTGTTTCAGGATCCGGTTGCTTCGCTCAATCCGCGCAAGACGATCGCGCAGATCCTCGACACACCGCTTGCCCTGCTTGCCGGTTACGCGAGCGCGGAGCGGAAACGGCGCATGCGCGAACTGATGCACGCCGTGGACATGCCCGAGGAGGCGCTCGAGCGCTATCCGCATGAAATGTCCGGCGGTCAGGCGCAGCGCATGGCGATTGCCAGAGCGCTCGCGGCAGAGCCGGAGATTCTCGTGCTGGACGAACCGGTGAGCGCGCTCGACGTGTCGGTCCAGGCGCAGGTCCTGCTTCTCTTGCAAAAGCTGAAGGACGACCTCGGCCTCAGCTACCTGTTCATCAGCCATGACCTTGCCGTCGTCGAGGCGATTGCCGATCGGGTAGCGGTGATGCATTTCGGCGAGATCGTCGAACTGGAAGAGGCAGGGCGGCTGTTTCGCGAGCCCGTGCACCCCTATACCCAGAAGCTCATTCGCAGTGCCCCGCGGATTGCCCGCTGATCCTCAGAGAAATTCGAGCGTGATCAGGGTGAGCACGAGGTAGCGGCTCATCTTCGAGATCGTGATGAGGATGACGAACGTCACCAGCGGCACGCGCAGGACGCCGGCCATGATGGTCAGCGCATCGCCAATCACCGGCAGCCAGGCGGCCAGCAGCGACCACTTGCCATAACGATTGTACCAGGCTTCGGCCTTGACCAGCTTGTCTTCCGAGACCGGAAACCAGCGCTTGTGGCGAAAGCGGTCAATGCCGCGGCCGAGCCCCCAGTTGACCACCGAGCCGCTGACATTGCCGATGCCGGCGGCGAGCAGCAGCGCCCACACGGGATAGTGCCCGCTCAGGATCAGCCCGACCAGCACGGCCTCGGATTGCGCCGGAAAAATGGTGGCCGCCACGAAGGCGATGCCACACAGACCGAGATAGACGAGGATATCGGGAGGCAAGGTGAGACAGGATCCGCCTTTGGAGACTGCGGGCCCATGCCCGCTTGCGACCTCCATAGCGCCAGTCGGCGGGCGTTCACAAGCCGCCGACCATCACGATACGATCAATGCTGATCGATTTTCGCCTCCCGCACCGACCGTGCGGCGCGCTCCAGTTCAGCCCAATCCGCTTTCTGTGGTGCAAAGCGCGCCCGGAGATAGGCGGTCAGTTCCGCGACCTGACGATCCGAAAGACTGTCGGCAAAAGCCGGCATCGACATCACCTCCGCATCCGCCGTGTGACGGGCGGCAAGGCTTGCCGGTGCATCGGCGCCGCGGAAGATGGCATTCAGCACATTCGTTGGCTTATCGCTGTGCAGATTGCTGTTGAGGGCGAGGTTCACCAGCGGCGTCCCGCCCGCATGGCAAGATACACAGGCTCCCTCGAAGATCCGCGCGCCTTCTGGATAGGCCAGCCGGGCTGCATCGGCAGCGGCATCTGAATCCAGAATTGCGGTTTGGCGCTGAGACGCGGCGGTCTCCGAAGAGACGGACGGCGAGAGGTCTGCAAGATAGGTCGCCATGGCGGCGATATCCGCATCCGGCAGCGCCGAGAGCGAGCGGACGACCTCCGCCATCGGGCCCACCGCACTCCCGTGATCGGCGGCATGGCCATGCCGGAGATAGTCGAAGAAGGCGCTTTGCGTCCAGGCAACCGGCCCAGCCCGCGCAGCGTTCAGCGCCGGCGCCTCATACCCATCGGCAAAGCCACCGGCGAGGTGTGCGGCTCCCTGCCGTTCGGCGCCGAGCGCATTGCGGTCACTATGGCAGGCGGAACAGTGGCCGAGGCTCTCGACCAGATAGGCGCCACGGTTCCAGACCTCGCCCTTCACCGGATCGAAGGGGACCTTCGCCGCATCAAGATAAAGCCCGTTCCAGCCCGCCATCAACGGCCGGATGTTGAACGGCGCCTTGAGCTGCGTTTCCGGCGCCGCGGAGGCAGCGGCGGGCGATGCCATCAGATAGGCATAGAGATCCTGCAGGTCACCGTCACTCGCATGCCGAAAGGCCGTGTAGGGATGCACCGGGTAGAGATGCGAGCCATCTTGGGAAATCCCCTCCCGCATCGCCCGCTCGAAGGCCGCATAGGACCAGGAGCCGATGCCGTGGCTGGCGTCCGGCGAGATGTTGGCCGCATAAACCGTGCCGAAGGGTGTCTCGAACGCACGCCCGCCGCCGAGCGCTGCAGAGTTTACATCGGTGTGACAGGTATTGCAGCCGCCAACCGCGGCAACCAGCCGACCCCGCTCGATGCTGGCGGCACTGAAGAGGGCCGGGTCCGGTCGCTGGATGGCGGCGATCGTCGGCCGCCAGGGGGAAAAGGTCGCCAGGCCCCCGAGGGCGATCCCGGCAATCCCCGCAAACCCGAGACCGAAGCGGAACAGTCGCTTGCCGCTCTCCTTCCGCCGCTCGCGTTTTACCTGCCGCTCCTGTCCATTCAGCCCCGCCAGCACCCGGTCGGGCGTCAGCGGCAATTCGCGAAACCGGACACCCGTCGCATCATAGATCGCGTTGACGATCGCGGCGGCACTGGGGACCGAGGCCGATTCCCCGACGCCGAGCGGCGGCTCGTCCGGCCGCGGGATCATCAGCACGTCGATATCCGGCACCTCCTCGAAGGTGAGGATCGGGTAGCCGCCCCATTCCACGCTCTCGACCGCCGTCTGCGTGAAGCGGACCTTCTCTTTCAGCACCCGGCTGACGGACTGGATGACATTGCCGTGGATCTGGTGGCGCACGCCCTCCGGGTTGATCATCAGCCCGGAATCCTGGCCGACCGTCACCTTGGTCACGGCCACTTCGCCGGTACGGCGGTTGACGGCCACATCCGCCACCCAGGCAGACCAGGCCGCCGGCACGCCGGGGAACTTGCCGTGAATATAGACCGCATAGGCAAAACCGCGGCCATAGAGGAGATCGCCCTCGCCGCCTTCACTGCCAAAGCGGGTGCGGGGCTGCCAATCCGCCTTGTCCGCCACGGCGCGGACGAGATCGGACGCTCTCGGATCGGTTAGGTAACGCAGGCGGTATTCGACGGGATCGACGCCGGCGGCAGCCGCCAGTTCATCGAAGAAGCACTCATGCGCAAAGGTGTTCGGCATCGCCGAGACGCCGCGAAACCACGAGGCCCGCGCGATCGGCGGCATGTCATGCACGGCAATGCGCATATTGCTGACCGCATAGGGCGGAATGGCGGTGCGATCCCCCATCTCCACCGTCTCGTTTCCGGAAACCTTGCCCGTCAGCACCAGCGCCAGCGTCGGCGAGAGGTTGGACGGATAGCGCGTCTCGAAATCATAGGCGATCGGCCCGCCCTCGAGATCGAGCCCACCGCGCACATCGACCACCTGGGCGGCCCCTTTCGGCTCCCAGCCGTGTTCCTGTTCGCGGGTCAGCTGCACACGCACCGGTCGGCCGACAGCGCGCGACAGGAGGGCGGCATCCGCCGTTACGTCGTCGGCGCAATTGCGGCCGTAACAGCCGGCCGCTTCATAGCGTTCGACAACGATCCTCTCCTCCGGCATCTCCAGGAGGAGTGCCAGATCGCGGCGCATGAAATGCGGGTTCTGCGTGCCGGACCAGACAACAAGTTGGTCTTCGCGCCAGTCGGCCACCGCACAGGACGGGCCGATCGACCCGTGCATCTGGTAGGGCCAGACATAGCTACGCTCCATGCGCGGCGAAGCCGAGGACAGCGCCCGCTCGATATCGCCCTCATTGCGCAGGATGCGGGTCTTGGCCGGATTGGCGCGCAGCGCCTCCTCGAATTCGTTCAGGTCTGGTCGGGCTGGGGGTTCACGCCACACCACCTTCAGACGCCGTGCCGCGAGCGCCGCCTGTTCCTCGCGGGTGGCAACCACGCCGATGAAATCGCCGATGGCAATGACGCCGACCAGTCCGTCGATCTCGGCAACCGACGCTTCATCGATGGCGATCAGGCTGTTGCCGACCCCCTCTCCGTGATCGTAGCCGACATAGGGCGGGCGGATGACCCGACCGTGCAGCATGCCCGGAACCCGCACGTCATGCACAT
Encoded here:
- a CDS encoding ATP-binding cassette domain-containing protein, which codes for MSETAIQVRDLTKTFGGKSRLFGGASHEVKALTKISIDLKKGETLAVVGESGSGKSTLARILVGLDTPTSGMIEIAGQTAEALRKEGPKAFGKTVQYVFQDPVASLNPRKTIAQILDTPLALLAGYASAERKRRMRELMHAVDMPEEALERYPHEMSGGQAQRMAIARALAAEPEILVLDEPVSALDVSVQAQVLLLLQKLKDDLGLSYLFISHDLAVVEAIADRVAVMHFGEIVELEEAGRLFREPVHPYTQKLIRSAPRIAR
- a CDS encoding YqaA family protein → MPPDILVYLGLCGIAFVAATIFPAQSEAVLVGLILSGHYPVWALLLAAGIGNVSGSVVNWGLGRGIDRFRHKRWFPVSEDKLVKAEAWYNRYGKWSLLAAWLPVIGDALTIMAGVLRVPLVTFVILITISKMSRYLVLTLITLEFL
- a CDS encoding molybdopterin cofactor-binding domain-containing protein, with the translated sequence MTGLREVTRDAFLTASDILLVTRPGSSNDPEIYLALKADGAVIAFNGHVDLGTGIRTALAQIVAEELDIAFDRVEMVLGTTSAVPDQGPTIASETIQIAAKPLRLAAASARTYLLALAAERSGLATDGLSVEDGIIRANGFAVSYGELIRGEHVRIDIDPSAPAKPVEAYRLVGQSQPRNDIAAKARGDWTYVHDVRVPGMLHGRVIRPPYVGYDHGEGVGNSLIAIDEASVAEIDGLVGVIAIGDFIGVVATREEQAALAARRLKVVWREPPARPDLNEFEEALRANPAKTRILRNEGDIERALSSASPRMERSYVWPYQMHGSIGPSCAVADWREDQLVVWSGTQNPHFMRRDLALLLEMPEERIVVERYEAAGCYGRNCADDVTADAALLSRAVGRPVRVQLTREQEHGWEPKGAAQVVDVRGGLDLEGGPIAYDFETRYPSNLSPTLALVLTGKVSGNETVEMGDRTAIPPYAVSNMRIAVHDMPPIARASWFRGVSAMPNTFAHECFFDELAAAAGVDPVEYRLRYLTDPRASDLVRAVADKADWQPRTRFGSEGGEGDLLYGRGFAYAVYIHGKFPGVPAAWSAWVADVAVNRRTGEVAVTKVTVGQDSGLMINPEGVRHQIHGNVIQSVSRVLKEKVRFTQTAVESVEWGGYPILTFEEVPDIDVLMIPRPDEPPLGVGESASVPSAAAIVNAIYDATGVRFRELPLTPDRVLAGLNGQERQVKRERRKESGKRLFRFGLGFAGIAGIALGGLATFSPWRPTIAAIQRPDPALFSAASIERGRLVAAVGGCNTCHTDVNSAALGGGRAFETPFGTVYAANISPDASHGIGSWSYAAFERAMREGISQDGSHLYPVHPYTAFRHASDGDLQDLYAYLMASPAAASAAPETQLKAPFNIRPLMAGWNGLYLDAAKVPFDPVKGEVWNRGAYLVESLGHCSACHSDRNALGAERQGAAHLAGGFADGYEAPALNAARAGPVAWTQSAFFDYLRHGHAADHGSAVGPMAEVVRSLSALPDADIAAMATYLADLSPSVSSETAASQRQTAILDSDAAADAARLAYPEGARIFEGACVSCHAGGTPLVNLALNSNLHSDKPTNVLNAIFRGADAPASLAARHTADAEVMSMPAFADSLSDRQVAELTAYLRARFAPQKADWAELERAARSVREAKIDQH